One window of Bacillus alkalicellulosilyticus genomic DNA carries:
- the cmpA gene encoding cortex morphogenetic protein CmpA, translating into MPYWLQKQLKQAYHKKDHKQVLLLNQCWFYYRRTQDPSDYKKTCEE; encoded by the coding sequence ATGCCTTACTGGCTACAAAAACAACTAAAACAAGCCTACCATAAGAAGGATCATAAACAAGTCTTACTTTTAAATCAGTGTTGGTTCTATTACAGAAGAACACAAGACCCTTCAGATTATAAGAAAACCTGCGAAGAATGA
- a CDS encoding PP2C family serine/threonine-protein phosphatase, producing MVEFTKFDSVKVAIYQKAKQGNDLCGDSYVIIETDRYFLCAIADGLGSGEGAHCASVEAITIIKENHDAPVEVLMSKCNEAQLSRRGIVMTIVKIDYEQQRIHYSNVGNIGFVFYLPSGKVVRPIPQRGFLSGRKVMIKEESFPYESGSTFILYSDGLHSSNIKPLNLTTLHSPDDATEFIRKNIKNKEDDLTVLIAQIR from the coding sequence ATGGTTGAGTTTACAAAGTTTGATTCTGTAAAAGTAGCGATATATCAAAAAGCAAAGCAAGGTAATGACCTTTGCGGAGATTCCTATGTTATTATTGAAACGGACCGTTATTTTTTATGTGCTATAGCAGATGGTTTAGGTAGTGGAGAAGGTGCCCATTGCGCGTCAGTTGAAGCAATTACCATTATAAAGGAAAATCATGATGCTCCTGTCGAAGTATTAATGAGCAAATGTAATGAAGCTCAACTGTCTAGGCGTGGAATTGTAATGACAATTGTTAAAATTGATTATGAACAACAGAGAATTCATTATAGTAATGTAGGGAACATAGGGTTCGTTTTCTATTTGCCAAGTGGTAAAGTGGTTAGACCGATACCACAGAGAGGTTTTTTATCTGGCAGAAAGGTCATGATAAAAGAAGAAAGTTTCCCATATGAGTCAGGAAGCACTTTTATTTTGTATTCTGATGGACTTCATTCATCGAATATTAAGCCACTAAACCTAACCACTCTTCATTCTCCGGATGATGCTACAGAATTTATTAGAAAAAACATAAAAAATAAAGAAGATGACTTAACGGTTTTAATTGCGCAAATTAGATAA
- the tsaE gene encoding tRNA (adenosine(37)-N6)-threonylcarbamoyltransferase complex ATPase subunit type 1 TsaE gives MKQYTYTSRGSDETISLGEKIAKLFQPGDVITLEGDLGAGKTHFTKGVAKELEVKRVVNSPTFTIIKEYSGRIPLYHMDVYRLEHSDEDLGFDEYFNGQGVTVIEWASIIEEQLPEERLDIVIRIGIDGERSFIFTPRGDRYDLLCKEFETQ, from the coding sequence ATGAAACAGTATACCTACACAAGCCGAGGGTCTGATGAAACCATTAGTCTAGGAGAAAAGATAGCAAAATTATTTCAACCCGGAGATGTGATTACATTAGAAGGCGATTTAGGTGCAGGAAAAACCCATTTTACAAAAGGGGTAGCTAAGGAATTAGAGGTAAAACGCGTCGTGAATAGTCCCACGTTTACCATAATCAAAGAATACTCAGGACGAATTCCGCTGTATCATATGGATGTGTATCGCCTAGAACATAGTGATGAAGATTTAGGCTTTGACGAGTATTTTAATGGGCAAGGCGTCACGGTAATCGAGTGGGCAAGTATAATAGAAGAACAGTTACCTGAGGAAAGACTAGATATTGTCATTCGAATTGGTATTGATGGAGAAAGAAGTTTTATCTTTACCCCACGTGGTGACAGATATGATTTGTTATGTAAGGAGTTTGAGACCCAATGA
- a CDS encoding trans-sulfuration enzyme family protein, with translation MNFDTKTVHFQDKENTKNMSKTKPIYQTSAFAFSDLDDMESFYQGEKEFLYTRFGNPNTEDLGKGVALLEEAEAGVATSSGMSAILAGVLAVVNPGEHIVASEDLYGGTYQLFAVELKNLGIEVSFVSFENQEEIIKAITSKTKLLYTESVSNPLLRVEDLPSVIEIAKQKNLLTMIDNTFATPYFIRPMKLGADLVIHSATKYIGGHSDVTAGVLVGHEALISKAKTKMVSLGCNLSPFEAWLACRGLKTLSIRMDRQSKNAQALANELSTTNGIERVYYPKELSKKGNGAMVSIELSKEVDIEQFFKSLSWIRIVPTLAGVETTVTYPLRTSHRTVPDETRNKLGITKGLVRISIGIEDEKDIIQAIQNAIVKAQI, from the coding sequence ATGAATTTTGATACGAAAACTGTACATTTTCAAGATAAAGAGAATACAAAAAATATGAGTAAAACCAAACCAATCTATCAAACATCAGCGTTTGCTTTTTCTGATTTAGATGATATGGAAAGCTTTTATCAAGGAGAGAAAGAATTTTTATATACACGTTTTGGGAATCCGAATACTGAAGACTTAGGAAAAGGAGTTGCTCTCTTAGAGGAGGCAGAAGCCGGCGTCGCGACTTCTTCTGGAATGTCTGCTATTTTGGCTGGTGTATTAGCTGTAGTCAATCCAGGTGAGCATATTGTTGCTTCAGAGGATTTATATGGTGGCACTTATCAGTTATTTGCTGTTGAATTAAAAAACCTTGGAATTGAAGTAAGTTTTGTCTCATTCGAGAATCAGGAAGAAATAATAAAAGCCATCACTAGTAAAACAAAATTACTTTATACTGAATCTGTTAGTAATCCGTTACTTCGTGTAGAGGATTTACCAAGTGTGATTGAAATCGCAAAACAGAAGAATTTATTGACAATGATTGATAATACATTTGCAACCCCATATTTTATTCGGCCAATGAAACTGGGGGCGGATTTAGTTATTCATAGTGCTACAAAATACATTGGTGGTCATAGTGATGTGACTGCTGGGGTTTTAGTAGGACATGAAGCATTAATTAGCAAAGCAAAAACCAAGATGGTTAGTCTTGGTTGCAATTTAAGTCCGTTTGAAGCGTGGCTTGCTTGTCGAGGATTGAAAACACTAAGCATACGAATGGACAGACAATCTAAAAATGCACAGGCATTAGCAAATGAACTTTCTACTACCAACGGGATAGAAAGAGTTTACTATCCAAAAGAGCTTTCAAAAAAGGGAAATGGTGCAATGGTAAGTATTGAATTATCTAAAGAAGTGGATATAGAACAGTTCTTTAAATCTTTATCTTGGATTCGAATTGTTCCTACGTTAGCTGGAGTAGAAACAACAGTCACTTATCCGCTCCGAACTTCTCATAGGACTGTACCTGATGAAACTAGAAACAAATTAGGAATTACAAAAGGATTAGTAAGAATCTCAATAGGAATTGAGGATGAAAAAGACATCATTCAGGCTATCCAAAATGCGATTGTAAAAGCTCAGATATAA
- the sigB gene encoding RNA polymerase sigma factor SigB, with product MSTKPQQQHKSDDEIFEWILEYQTNKNEEVQTKLVTHYDALVRSLSKKFAKGKDHEDDLYQVGMVGLLAALNRFDSDVGRSFESFAVPTIIGEIKRFIRDKTWSVHVPRRIKELGPKIRKAVEQLTTDHQRSPKVEEIAEYLQVSMEEVLEAMEMGQSYQALSVDRSLEADQEGGEVTLLDLVGANEEGFERTDQQILIEKAFSVLNERERQILLYTYYDNLSQKETGDKLGISQMHVSRLQRRALEKLRQSIRIEPSECL from the coding sequence ATGTCGACGAAACCTCAGCAACAACACAAGAGCGATGATGAAATATTTGAATGGATTCTTGAGTATCAAACAAATAAAAATGAAGAAGTCCAAACAAAACTGGTCACGCATTATGACGCCCTAGTCCGGTCATTATCTAAGAAATTCGCGAAGGGTAAAGACCATGAGGATGATTTGTATCAAGTCGGTATGGTAGGGTTGTTAGCTGCGTTAAATCGATTTGACTCTGATGTTGGTAGGAGTTTTGAGTCGTTTGCAGTGCCTACGATTATTGGTGAAATAAAAAGGTTTATTAGGGATAAAACGTGGAGTGTTCACGTGCCAAGAAGAATTAAAGAATTAGGGCCAAAAATTCGTAAAGCAGTGGAACAACTAACAACAGACCACCAACGTTCACCAAAAGTAGAAGAGATTGCTGAGTACTTGCAAGTTTCCATGGAGGAAGTTCTTGAAGCTATGGAAATGGGTCAAAGCTACCAAGCGTTATCTGTCGATCGTTCATTAGAGGCAGACCAAGAAGGTGGAGAGGTAACGTTATTGGATCTAGTTGGAGCAAACGAAGAAGGATTTGAACGAACCGACCAACAAATCTTAATTGAAAAAGCATTCTCTGTTTTAAATGAAAGGGAAAGACAAATATTACTGTACACGTACTATGATAATTTAAGTCAAAAAGAAACAGGCGATAAATTAGGGATATCTCAAATGCATGTGTCAAGGCTACAAAGAAGAGCACTCGAGAAACTCAGACAATCGATACGAATCGAACCTTCGGAGTGTTTGTAA
- a CDS encoding STAS domain-containing protein, with the protein MNLEINQATTDEKVIVMLSGEVDAYTAPKLREVLIPLTEQSGNQVVINLANVSYIDSTGLGIFIGALKSSHTHQSKISLQGLTSRVERLFRITGLDEVIDIEDKREEAK; encoded by the coding sequence GTGAATTTAGAAATTAACCAGGCGACGACTGACGAAAAAGTAATAGTTATGTTATCTGGAGAAGTTGATGCATATACTGCGCCAAAACTTAGAGAAGTGTTGATTCCGTTAACAGAGCAAAGCGGTAATCAAGTTGTTATAAATTTAGCGAATGTTTCTTATATAGATAGTACAGGACTAGGAATATTTATCGGAGCTTTAAAGTCCTCGCATACTCATCAAAGCAAAATAAGCCTTCAAGGATTAACAAGTCGTGTTGAAAGGTTGTTTAGAATCACGGGATTAGACGAAGTGATTGACATCGAAGATAAAAGGGAGGAAGCAAAATGA
- the tsaD gene encoding tRNA (adenosine(37)-N6)-threonylcarbamoyltransferase complex transferase subunit TsaD gives MSEYILAIETSCDETAVAVIENGTKIKSNVVASQIESHKRFGGVVPEIASRHHVEQITYIIEASMKEAGLSFSDLSAVAVTAGPGLVGALLIGVNAAKAVAFAHDLPLIGVHHIAGHIYANRLVTEMKFPLLTLVVSGGHTELVFMKEHGTYEVIGETRDDAVGEAYDKVARMLGLPYPGGPHIDRLAQEGNPTIPLPRAWLEADSFDFSFSGLKSAVINTMHNAKQREETISQADIAASFQESVIEVLVTKSKKAIEQYNVKQFLLAGGVAANRGLRQKLEQELSDVDVELIIPPLSLCTDNAAMIGAAASIYLQKGQFADYELNGQPGLELNHI, from the coding sequence ATGAGTGAATACATACTAGCCATTGAAACAAGCTGTGATGAAACAGCAGTAGCGGTCATTGAAAATGGTACAAAAATTAAATCCAACGTAGTGGCTTCCCAAATAGAAAGCCATAAACGTTTTGGTGGAGTCGTACCCGAAATAGCTTCTCGCCACCATGTCGAACAAATAACATATATTATTGAAGCGTCAATGAAGGAAGCAGGGCTTTCTTTTTCCGATTTATCAGCTGTTGCAGTAACAGCAGGACCAGGACTGGTGGGTGCACTTCTTATCGGAGTAAATGCGGCCAAAGCGGTTGCGTTTGCGCATGACTTACCACTCATTGGCGTTCATCATATTGCAGGACATATTTATGCGAATCGATTGGTTACGGAGATGAAATTTCCTTTACTAACACTCGTCGTCTCTGGCGGTCATACGGAGCTTGTATTCATGAAGGAGCATGGAACCTATGAAGTCATTGGAGAAACGCGAGATGATGCTGTAGGAGAGGCCTATGATAAGGTGGCAAGAATGCTTGGTCTACCGTACCCTGGAGGACCACATATTGACCGACTTGCTCAAGAGGGAAATCCTACGATTCCATTGCCTCGAGCCTGGTTAGAAGCCGATTCATTTGATTTTAGCTTTAGTGGTTTAAAATCAGCTGTTATAAATACGATGCATAATGCCAAACAACGTGAAGAAACAATATCCCAAGCAGATATAGCAGCTAGCTTTCAAGAAAGTGTGATTGAGGTTCTTGTCACGAAATCAAAAAAAGCTATCGAACAGTATAACGTGAAACAGTTCTTATTAGCTGGAGGAGTAGCAGCCAACCGAGGGCTACGTCAAAAGCTAGAGCAGGAACTCAGTGACGTAGATGTTGAACTCATTATTCCACCTCTATCATTATGCACTGATAATGCTGCGATGATAGGAGCAGCTGCAAGCATCTATTTGCAAAAAGGACAGTTTGCAGACTATGAATTAAATGGACAACCAGGGTTAGAATTAAACCATATATAA
- a CDS encoding SprT family protein — translation MNQQQLQQLVESLSMTYFNRPFVHEARFNKRLRTTGGRYLLQSHDIEINPLQYEVHGEDELIGIIKHELCHYHLHIQKRGYKHQDQDFKQLLQKVGGSRYCQMLPNVKNKSSIVHTYRCMSCDLLYRRKRKVDTKKYVCGKCNGKLMKVTD, via the coding sequence ATGAACCAACAACAATTACAACAATTAGTGGAATCCCTATCAATGACCTATTTCAATCGTCCGTTTGTCCATGAAGCCCGGTTCAACAAACGTCTGCGTACAACAGGTGGTCGTTATCTCTTGCAATCGCACGATATAGAGATTAACCCACTGCAATATGAAGTGCATGGGGAAGATGAATTAATCGGTATTATTAAACATGAGCTTTGTCATTATCATCTCCATATTCAAAAGAGAGGATATAAACACCAAGACCAGGATTTTAAGCAGCTATTGCAAAAGGTTGGAGGGAGTCGCTACTGTCAAATGCTGCCCAACGTTAAAAATAAAAGCAGTATTGTCCATACGTATCGCTGCATGAGTTGTGATTTATTATACCGACGAAAACGGAAAGTAGATACGAAAAAGTATGTATGCGGAAAGTGTAATGGAAAATTAATGAAAGTTACAGATTGA
- the rimI gene encoding ribosomal protein S18-alanine N-acetyltransferase, which yields MSEQPTVRFMTVEDIDSVLNVEHNVFTVPWSKTAFMNELTSNQFAHYVVMEVSGEIIGYCGVWLVLDEAHITNIAIHSSQQGKKYGQALLEYIMQLAKMYGSKKMTLEVRVSNEIAQSLYKKLGFQVGGIRKNYYTDNLEDALVMWVILDE from the coding sequence ATGAGTGAGCAACCAACGGTTCGGTTTATGACTGTAGAGGACATCGATTCAGTACTGAATGTAGAACATAATGTTTTTACCGTCCCTTGGAGCAAAACCGCATTTATGAATGAACTTACAAGTAATCAGTTTGCTCATTATGTTGTAATGGAAGTCTCTGGAGAAATTATAGGCTACTGTGGGGTTTGGCTTGTTTTAGATGAAGCACATATCACGAACATCGCGATTCATTCCTCACAGCAAGGGAAAAAATATGGACAAGCATTATTAGAATATATTATGCAATTAGCTAAAATGTATGGGTCGAAAAAAATGACACTTGAAGTAAGAGTGTCCAATGAAATTGCACAATCGCTATATAAAAAGTTAGGATTTCAAGTCGGTGGAATCCGAAAAAATTACTATACTGATAATCTAGAGGATGCATTAGTAATGTGGGTGATATTAGATGAGTGA
- the thiL gene encoding thiamine-phosphate kinase — protein sequence MNDEFEFIKAITPNMKKQSSLVVGIGDDAAVYRGTEEYDEVICVDTMVEGIHFRKDTLRPYQVGFKALAVNVSDLAAMGAIPQFYLVSIAIPASWEEFEVRELYHGMNELALKYDMDLIGGDTVSTSDKLVITVTVIGRVEKGKALLRGSAKAGDVVFVTGDVGLSAAGLELLFKSGLDGQYTKEEQRLIEAHQLPLPQVKAGRMFIKSGFRIALNDISDGVASEAYEIAEASRVQLILEEQAIPLPKETSTYSKEKRVNWALYGGEEFQLIGTVSADKWEALRSICQQEGITLSKIGNVQDGETTVFLQRNHDKIRIEKKGYNHFKK from the coding sequence ATGAATGATGAATTTGAGTTTATAAAAGCCATTACACCAAATATGAAAAAGCAATCTTCACTTGTGGTTGGAATTGGTGATGATGCTGCAGTTTATCGTGGCACGGAGGAATACGATGAAGTAATATGTGTCGATACGATGGTAGAAGGCATTCATTTTCGGAAAGATACATTGCGACCATATCAAGTAGGGTTCAAGGCATTGGCTGTAAATGTGAGTGATTTGGCTGCTATGGGAGCAATTCCACAGTTTTATTTAGTGAGCATAGCCATTCCAGCCTCATGGGAAGAGTTTGAAGTACGGGAATTGTATCACGGTATGAATGAGTTGGCGCTTAAATATGACATGGATTTAATCGGTGGCGATACCGTTTCTACATCTGATAAATTGGTTATTACAGTGACAGTAATTGGCCGTGTTGAAAAAGGAAAGGCACTTTTACGGGGGTCAGCTAAAGCTGGAGATGTTGTTTTTGTCACAGGAGATGTAGGTTTATCAGCAGCAGGGTTAGAATTATTATTTAAATCAGGACTAGATGGACAGTATACTAAGGAAGAACAAAGGCTAATTGAAGCTCACCAATTGCCGCTACCACAAGTAAAAGCTGGGCGTATGTTTATAAAAAGTGGATTCCGTATCGCATTGAATGATATTAGTGACGGGGTTGCAAGTGAAGCCTATGAGATAGCAGAAGCGAGTAGAGTGCAACTTATTTTGGAAGAACAAGCGATTCCACTCCCAAAAGAGACAAGCACTTATTCAAAAGAGAAACGAGTGAACTGGGCCCTTTATGGTGGGGAAGAATTTCAGTTAATTGGCACCGTCTCAGCAGATAAGTGGGAAGCCTTACGCTCTATCTGTCAGCAAGAAGGGATTACCCTATCGAAAATAGGTAACGTTCAAGATGGGGAGACAACTGTCTTTCTACAAAGAAATCATGATAAAATAAGAATAGAGAAAAAAGGATACAATCACTTTAAAAAGTGA
- a CDS encoding Tex family protein codes for MTTIIKDDSVVQQISNELSLSVKTINSVIQLVEEGNTVPFIARYRKEFTGGIDEVQIRTIIEKWQYALNLKSRKEEVIRLIDEQGKLTDELKFSIEKSTKLQEVEDLYRPYKQKRRTKATVAKEKGLEPLASWLFSLPKEGDVEKEAQTYLSEEKEVHTVEEALQGAKDIIAEWVSDDATMRKEIREMTKRDGKISTKVKKQEEDEKGIFEMYYDYEEPLKRIVPHRILAMNRGEKEDIIRVSLSFPVDRIITLLQRSFMKRHSSPAAIYVQEAIEDGYKRLIEPSIEREIRNELSAKAEEQAIHIFSENLKNLLLQPPIKGQVVLGLDPAYRTGCKLAIVDDTGKVQDIRVIYPTPPRNEVEKSKQVVTELIKKFGVTVVAIGNGTASRESEQFVADLIQENNLPCSYLIVNEAGASVYSASDLGREEFPELQVEERSAVSIARRLQDPLAELVKIDPKSVGVGQYQHDVSQKHLAESLTFVVETVVNRVGVNVNTASPSLLQYVAGLSKSVANNIIKKRDEEGKFSDRSQLKKIPRLGAKTFEQCIGFLRIQDGKNPLDRTGIHPESYNETKRLLEKVGAKLSDIGSEQLQEQLTQLSVHELASDLEIGVPTLQDIIDALIRPGRDPRDDVPKPLLKKGVLKLEDLSAGMELQGTVRNVVDFGAFVDIGVKQDGLVHISKLTNRFVKNPLDVVAVGDVVTVWVDSIDQKKQRVALTMIKPEQQNRE; via the coding sequence ATGACGACAATAATCAAAGATGATTCGGTAGTCCAACAAATTTCAAATGAATTGTCACTTTCGGTAAAGACAATTAACAGTGTGATACAGTTAGTGGAAGAAGGCAATACGGTTCCATTTATTGCGAGGTATCGAAAAGAATTCACAGGTGGCATTGATGAGGTTCAAATACGAACGATTATTGAAAAATGGCAATATGCTCTCAACTTAAAAAGTCGAAAAGAAGAAGTGATTCGATTAATTGATGAACAAGGAAAGTTAACAGATGAGTTAAAGTTTTCGATTGAAAAATCAACTAAGCTTCAAGAAGTAGAGGATTTATATCGTCCTTATAAACAGAAAAGAAGAACTAAGGCAACAGTAGCAAAAGAAAAAGGATTAGAACCACTTGCAAGCTGGTTATTCTCGCTTCCTAAAGAAGGGGACGTTGAAAAAGAAGCGCAAACATATTTGTCTGAGGAGAAGGAAGTTCATACAGTGGAAGAAGCTCTTCAAGGCGCTAAAGATATTATTGCGGAATGGGTATCAGATGATGCAACTATGCGAAAAGAAATACGGGAAATGACAAAACGTGATGGCAAAATTTCTACAAAAGTAAAAAAACAAGAAGAAGATGAAAAAGGCATATTTGAGATGTACTATGATTACGAAGAGCCACTAAAACGAATTGTCCCTCACCGAATTCTTGCCATGAACCGTGGAGAAAAAGAGGATATTATAAGAGTGTCACTCTCTTTTCCGGTCGACCGTATTATTACGCTGCTTCAACGAAGTTTTATGAAGCGTCATAGTTCGCCAGCTGCAATCTATGTCCAAGAGGCTATTGAAGATGGATATAAGCGTTTAATAGAGCCTTCAATCGAGCGAGAAATACGTAATGAGTTATCTGCAAAGGCAGAAGAGCAAGCGATACATATTTTTTCGGAGAACTTAAAAAACTTATTACTTCAACCACCGATTAAAGGACAAGTTGTATTAGGGCTTGACCCGGCATATCGTACAGGATGTAAGTTAGCGATTGTAGATGATACAGGAAAAGTGCAAGATATTCGTGTCATTTATCCAACGCCACCTCGAAACGAAGTCGAAAAAAGTAAACAAGTGGTCACGGAGTTAATTAAGAAATTTGGTGTTACCGTCGTAGCTATTGGAAATGGTACGGCCTCAAGAGAATCTGAACAGTTTGTAGCTGATCTGATACAAGAGAATAACTTGCCGTGTTCTTACCTTATCGTAAATGAAGCTGGAGCCAGTGTATACTCTGCTTCTGATTTAGGAAGAGAAGAATTTCCTGAGTTGCAAGTCGAAGAAAGAAGTGCGGTTTCAATAGCCCGAAGATTACAAGATCCACTAGCAGAGCTTGTAAAAATAGATCCTAAATCAGTTGGAGTTGGCCAATATCAACATGACGTATCACAAAAACATTTAGCAGAATCTCTTACTTTTGTCGTTGAGACGGTCGTAAACCGAGTAGGGGTCAATGTAAACACAGCTTCTCCTTCTTTGCTTCAATATGTAGCGGGCTTATCAAAGTCTGTAGCTAATAATATTATCAAAAAAAGAGACGAAGAAGGGAAATTCTCCGACCGTAGTCAACTGAAAAAAATACCGAGACTAGGTGCTAAAACATTTGAGCAATGTATCGGATTTTTACGAATTCAGGATGGTAAAAACCCGTTAGATCGCACGGGGATTCATCCAGAAAGTTATAATGAAACAAAGCGTCTCCTCGAAAAAGTAGGTGCGAAATTATCTGATATTGGTAGTGAACAATTACAAGAACAGTTAACTCAACTATCTGTTCACGAGTTGGCCTCTGACTTAGAGATTGGTGTACCGACCTTACAGGATATAATAGATGCGTTAATTCGACCTGGTCGTGACCCAAGGGATGATGTGCCTAAACCACTCTTAAAAAAAGGAGTGCTGAAACTAGAAGATTTAAGTGCAGGTATGGAATTACAAGGGACTGTAAGAAATGTTGTTGATTTTGGTGCGTTTGTCGATATCGGTGTTAAACAAGATGGGCTTGTTCATATCTCGAAGCTAACGAATCGATTTGTGAAAAATCCGTTAGATGTTGTTGCTGTAGGAGATGTAGTAACAGTTTGGGTCGACAGCATAGACCAGAAAAAACAACGTGTCGCTCTGACAATGATTAAACCAGAACAGCAAAATAGAGAATAA
- the tsaB gene encoding tRNA (adenosine(37)-N6)-threonylcarbamoyltransferase complex dimerization subunit type 1 TsaB, with amino-acid sequence MKALAIDTSTFVMGVAIVDGQTIVGETITNIKKNHSIRLMPAITDLLKEVGVKPKDLDRVIVAEGPGSYTGVRIGVTTAKTLAWSLGIPIVGVSSLEVMAQNGRGFSGFISPLIDARRGQVYTGLYQANQELEVAQKLPDTLVLLEDWLSMVKDKEERVLFLGNDVVSHEQMIKDILGEKAVLEIPSMSNPRPSELASIGLKKEPHADVHQFVPTYLQLAEAEANWLQSQKVQGEQK; translated from the coding sequence ATGAAGGCATTAGCCATAGATACTTCGACATTTGTTATGGGAGTTGCGATTGTCGATGGACAAACGATAGTAGGAGAAACAATTACAAACATAAAAAAGAACCATTCAATACGACTAATGCCGGCTATTACAGACCTATTGAAAGAAGTAGGAGTCAAACCAAAAGACTTAGACCGAGTTATCGTTGCAGAAGGACCTGGTTCCTATACAGGAGTTCGCATTGGGGTAACAACAGCTAAGACATTAGCGTGGTCTCTTGGTATTCCTATTGTAGGGGTATCTAGCCTTGAGGTTATGGCTCAAAACGGTAGAGGATTTTCTGGATTCATTAGTCCACTTATTGATGCTAGAAGAGGCCAAGTGTATACAGGGCTATATCAGGCTAATCAGGAGCTAGAAGTGGCACAAAAATTACCGGACACTCTAGTCTTACTAGAGGATTGGCTTTCAATGGTAAAAGATAAAGAAGAACGTGTTTTATTTTTAGGGAATGATGTTGTGAGCCATGAGCAAATGATTAAAGATATACTAGGAGAAAAAGCCGTTTTGGAGATACCTAGTATGTCCAATCCAAGACCAAGTGAATTAGCTAGTATCGGATTAAAAAAAGAGCCTCACGCTGATGTTCACCAGTTTGTTCCAACCTATTTACAGCTCGCTGAGGCAGAAGCGAATTGGTTACAATCCCAAAAGGTGCAAGGTGAACAGAAATGA
- the rsbW gene encoding anti-sigma B factor RsbW: MIDRADLIEMKVPAKPEYVGVIRLTVSGIANRIGYSYDEIEDIKIAVAEACTNVVDHAYEEEGLIRVSFHVYEDRLEVVVADQGQSFDVEEIRSTMGPVSADAKVTELKEGGLGLFLISTLMDKVEISEEQGVILIMTKFLQRDGVERYVDETSATTQER, translated from the coding sequence ATGATAGACCGAGCTGACCTCATAGAAATGAAAGTGCCTGCAAAACCAGAATACGTAGGTGTTATTCGGTTAACTGTTTCAGGAATAGCAAATCGAATTGGCTACTCTTACGATGAAATTGAGGATATTAAGATTGCCGTTGCTGAAGCGTGTACCAATGTAGTCGATCATGCTTATGAAGAAGAAGGGCTAATACGAGTTTCATTTCACGTGTATGAGGACCGATTGGAAGTTGTCGTGGCAGACCAGGGACAAAGTTTTGATGTTGAAGAAATCCGTTCAACAATGGGACCTGTCAGTGCTGATGCTAAAGTAACAGAATTAAAAGAAGGGGGGCTTGGCCTCTTTCTGATAAGTACGTTAATGGATAAAGTGGAGATAAGCGAAGAACAAGGAGTAATCTTAATTATGACGAAGTTTCTTCAAAGAGATGGGGTGGAACGATATGTCGACGAAACCTCAGCAACAACACAAGAGCGATGA